A stretch of Labrus mixtus chromosome 7, fLabMix1.1, whole genome shotgun sequence DNA encodes these proteins:
- the LOC132977313 gene encoding axonemal dynein light intermediate polypeptide 1-like — MNPSAESLLKYDHPVLIRKSTDSKSPKGRPLKVSPQQVGEWSTPVPPSPKSKPTSTDTTKQEDKKILNAILPPREWTEGTQLWVQQVSSAPPTRTDVIHLEELLDTKLYQRQPRQTGLCPVSRELYSQCFDELIRQVTVRCAERGRLLSRVRDEIKMTIAVYQTLYESGVAFGMRKALRSVQGEVDMEKKITDLDDEKLELKKQLNELKSQCDVIKKRETERRQIEKKMHEEEIQLLKRVNLKLKTQLELTLTSKK, encoded by the exons ATGAATCCATCAGCCGAATCTCTCCTCAAATACGATCATCCAGTTTTGATCAGGAAAAGCACTGACAGCAAATCACCAAAG GGGCGCCCTTTAAAAGTGAGTCCACAGCAGGTGGGGGAATGGTCTACCCCTGTTCCACCATCTCCAAAATCCAAACCCACCTCTACTGACACCACCAAGCAGGAAGATAAGAAGATCCTAAACGCCATCCTTCCACCCAG GGAATGGACTGAAGGAACCCAGCTGTGGGTGCAGCAAGTGTCCAGTGCACCTCCTACAAGAACAGATGTTATTCACCTAGAGGAGCTGCTGGACACAAAGCTGTACCAAAGGCAGCCCAGACAGACAGGACTCTGCCCTGTCAGCAGGGAGCTCTATTCTCAGTGCTTTG atGAGCTCATCAGACAGGTGACCGTCAGGTGTGCTGAGAGGGGCCGGCTGCTCTCGCGGGTCAGAGATGAGATTAAAATGACTATTGCTGTCTACCAGACTCTGTATGAAAGCGGTGTGGCCTTTGGTATGAGGAAAGCCCTTCGGTCAGTGCAGGGAGAGGTTGACATGGAgaaaaaa ATTACTGATCTTGACGATGAGAAACTGGAGCTGAAGAAGCAACTGAACGAACTCAAGTCTCAAtgtgatgtcattaaaaaacgAGAAACTGAAAGGCGACAGattgaaaaaaagatgcacGAGGAAGAGATCCAGTTGCTCAAGAGAGTCAACCTGAAGCTCAAG acCCAACTGGAATTGACCCTCACATCAAAGAAGTAA
- the LOC132977545 gene encoding protein unc-119 homolog B-like: protein MSGAKARSDAPVAENVSSGGHSTAAPQRKPGGGVLKRLKSRRSQVDSRPVTEEDLRTQSGNITPEDVLGLRVATRGYLCKPEENIYNIDFVRFKIRDLETGTVLFEIAKPPHADDDEENREADTSAGRFVRYQFTPAFLRLRTVGATVEFTVGNRPLNNFRMIERHYFRDHLLKSFDFDFGFCIPNSRNTCEHIYEFPQLSESLVRQMVECPYETRSDSFYFVENRLVMHNKADYAYNGGQ, encoded by the exons ATGAGCGGAGCGAAAGCCCGCAGCGACGCGCCTGTTGCTGAAAATGTCTCCAGCGGCGGACACAGCACTGCGGCTCCTCAGCGTAAGCCCGGCGGAGGGGTTCTGAAGAGGCTCAAGTCCCGGAGGAGTCAGGTGGACAGCAGGCCCGTCACGGAGGAAGACCTGCGGACACAGAGTGGGAACATCACGCCGGAGGATGTGTTAGGACTGCGGGTAGCTACGAGAG GGTACCTCTGTAAACCTGAggaaaatatttacaacatCGACTTTGTACGCTTTAAGATCAGAGACCTGGAGACCGGCACTGTCCTGTTTGAAATTGCCAAGCCCCCACATGCAG ACGATGATGAGGAAAACAGAGAAGCAGACACCAGCGCAGGCCGGTTTGTACGCTACCAGTTCACCCCAGCTTTCCTGCGCCTGAGAACTGTGGGAGCTAC GGTGGAATTCACAGTTGGAAACAGGCCTTTAAACAACTTCCGCATGATCGAGAGACACTACTTCCGCGATCACCTGCTGAAGAGCTTCGACTTCGACTTTGGTTTCTGCATCCCAAACAGTCGGAACACCTGTGAGCACATCTATGAGTTTCCTCAGCTGTCCGAGAGCCTGG TCCGTCAGATGGTGGAGTGTCCTTATGAGACCCGGTCAGACAGCTTCTATTTTGTGGAGAACAGACTGGTCATGCACAACAAGGCAGACTATGCTTATAACGGAGGACAGTGA